The DNA segment CGCGGCAGACCTGTCATCGAGTGAAAATAAAACAAACCAAAAACCACAACCAAAAGGAGAAAAGGACATGAAACGGTCAAAATTCATCTTCGCATTTGTAACATTGCTTTTGGCGTTTGGCATGACGCAAAAAGTTTATGCTACGAATGTGTCGGGCGACGTATCCGGCACCTGGACAACGGCAGGCAGCCCGTATATTGTAACAGGCAGCATTACTGTGCCTGATCAACAGACGTTAACCATCGAGCCTGGAGTGGCAATAAAGTTCAATGGGAATTACCAGTTCTTAGTTTCCGGCAAATTGATTGCCGTGGGGACGGAGACGGACAGCATCAAGTTTTTGTCTAACCAGACTACGCCGACCAAGGGCTATTGGCGTGATATAAGTTTTAGCGCGCCGGAAAAGGGCAGCCTGATGAAATATTGCGTGGTGAAACACGGGGGCAACGCTGGTTTCCAAACCGGCCCGGTAACTTTCACCAGTACTTGGGACAGCGTTAGCATTGAGAATTGCCTGATAGACTCCAGCGCCTATGATGGGTTGTACGTGGGCACAAACTCCGCGCCCCAAATAACCAACTGCCAGGTGCGCAACTGCGAAAAGTACGGGATAAACTGGCTGAGCGCTGTTTATGCGGCCTTGGACAACAATGTCATCACGGGCAACAAATTGTCACCATTGAACATTCCTTCGGAGATGATTGTGCGGCTTGGCTCCGGCCTGCAGTTGTCGGGTAACGACAGTAATTTCATCTATGTCCGGGGTGGAAGCATAACAACCAGCGGCATCTGGCGAAAATTAGGCAATCTGCCATATGTGATATATAACTCAGGTATTACTTTAGCTGATCAACGGGAGTTGACCATCGAGCCCGGGGTGGCGATAAAGTTCAATGGTCTTTATCGGTTCACTGTCAACGGCAAGTTGGTGGCTGTAGGCACGGAGACGGACAGCATCAAGTTTTTGTCGAACAAGGCTACGCCGGCCAAGGGCGATTGGTATGACATATATTTTAGCGCGCCGGAAAAGGGCAGCCTGATGAAGTATTGCGTGGTGAAGCACGGAGGCAACAGCGGCTACGGAACCGGCCAGGTGTCTTTTGCCAGCACCGGGGACAGCGTTAACATTGAGAATTGCCTGATAGACTCCAGCGCCACGGCCGGGTTGTATGTGGGCACAAACTCCGCGCCCAAAATAACCAGATGCACCATGCTGAACAGCGGCTACGGGGTAAGCTGGCTAAGCACGTTGGCCGGAAGCATAGACAACTGTGCGTTTTCCAACAATGACCGGGGCATTTCCGTTACCGCCAATGCAGCCCTGAAGCCGCGCTACTGCGCCATCGCCCAGAACGACACCGGCGTGTATGTCAACGTATCCAGCACGACGTTAAAGCCCGATTTCGGCACGGCAACGGAACCCGGATACAATACGATCAAAGGCAATGCAGCCTGGAATTTTTATAACAACTCCGGCACAACTTATACCTTAAACGCTATCGGCAACGACTGGGGTTTGTACGACTCCACCAGCATTGACAACACCATCTATGATGACCCAACCACGGGCCGGGTTGACTTCATGCCCTTCCTCGGCCCGCTGTGGTCGGACGTAAACTACGCTACCGCCTACAACAACGGCAAAAAGCTAGCCCGCAAAGCCGGCGCCGACGAATTGCACTTAACCTTCCAGCGCAAAGGCAGGGTATGCTACAGCAGTTCGGCCGATGCCGGAGCAAATTGGCTCAATGCTATTGAACTGGCCGACCCCGGCTATGCCTGGGGCCCCTGCATTGCCATGAACGCTTCCAGCCAGCCCTGCATAGCTTACCCCAAGGCCACCGAGATCTACACAGGCCTGCAGTTTGCAAAGTACGATGGAGCAAACTGGCAGTTTGCCCCGGTCATTTTGCAGACCCACATGGTGGGCGGTTTTAATGTTTCTCCGCCCTCAATGGTCATTAACGCCAGCGACACTGTGCACCTGGCCGTGGAGACCAGCCAGGGAACCGCAGACGGCTATTGGTGGTTTGCCTGGTATTACAAGTTTGCGG comes from the candidate division TA06 bacterium genome and includes:
- a CDS encoding right-handed parallel beta-helix repeat-containing protein, giving the protein MKRSKFIFAFVTLLLAFGMTQKVYATNVSGDVSGTWTTAGSPYIVTGSITVPDQQTLTIEPGVAIKFNGNYQFLVSGKLIAVGTETDSIKFLSNQTTPTKGYWRDISFSAPEKGSLMKYCVVKHGGNAGFQTGPVTFTSTWDSVSIENCLIDSSAYDGLYVGTNSAPQITNCQVRNCEKYGINWLSAVYAALDNNVITGNKLSPLNIPSEMIVRLGSGLQLSGNDSNFIYVRGGSITTSGIWRKLGNLPYVIYNSGITLADQRELTIEPGVAIKFNGLYRFTVNGKLVAVGTETDSIKFLSNKATPAKGDWYDIYFSAPEKGSLMKYCVVKHGGNSGYGTGQVSFASTGDSVNIENCLIDSSATAGLYVGTNSAPKITRCTMLNSGYGVSWLSTLAGSIDNCAFSNNDRGISVTANAALKPRYCAIAQNDTGVYVNVSSTTLKPDFGTATEPGYNTIKGNAAWNFYNNSGTTYTLNAIGNDWGLYDSTSIDNTIYDDPTTGRVDFMPFLGPLWSDVNYATAYNNGKKLARKAGADELHLTFQRKGRVCYSSSADAGANWLNAIELADPGYAWGPCIAMNASSQPCIAYPKATEIYTGLQFAKYDGANWQFAPVILQTHMVGGFNVSPPSMVINASDTVHLAVETSQGTADGYWWFAWYYKFAANDPSTIIERKKIDSMFVHDEPWLKSPSIAMDPLGNCHIVYTKSMITVNPGDVYYAEQAGGVWQAPVNLSNSEATSSEASIEAYGDSLHVTWVEATSDVEKEVWRMSKEVGKIAWEPSWFVSNTPTQLSEVPVTFGGITFWSEYEGTNYETDYYSPTLGTRVNLSNTTTESVHPQGVVSFDASKLYSVWTESYNGLVDNAIAEIKFGTVTLPAKLAYYAVGVGSETASGYTIYRDGDTTYPSGISVDYAADELVYNLPYLNLGYDYTLQVVGYHESSGKWNEQVKLDGKIARVLKVTAGVPDTVRIPIPENYYADDKKVELKVRKLTGDYAAVSNITLYRTEIATKPGKSSGGAQFAEGAVTPLALDFKLNQNIPNPFSGKTNISYQSPQNGKVTLKVYNLQGQVVKVLVDKEQPAGYYNVAWDGKSDAGKKISNGVYFYRLTTDSGIATKKLVFVK